A stretch of the Sphingomonas sp. CL5.1 genome encodes the following:
- the ggt gene encoding gamma-glutamyltransferase translates to MAQAAIPAVAQSTTVPPDYIVEYDSIHHPVLSRGGMVSSQNAAASAIGVDILRRGGNAVDAAVATGLALAVTLPRAGNLGGGGFMLVYLAQQKKTVALEYYDEAPAALRRDTLLGKDGKVDPGKRYSFLGVGVPGTPMGLYEAHRRYGHLPWRTLVAPALRLAERGMVVTDDFADILVRQHDQMVRDPAVAAAFYRDGGKPPRVGSVLRQPDLAWTLRQLRDHGADAVYRGAVGDRLVRGMRAAGGLITKDDLAGYRIREEAPLWGSYRGLRIAYMPPPSGGMFLAELMNLLERFPMDRLGQNSADSLHLIAEASKLVFADRARYAGGYPQYAPPAEGLVAKPYASARAARLSLDRTLQPGDVGAGNPFGYESPDTTHFVVVDAAGNAVSNTFTLGSDFGAHVMACGTGFLLNDALANFAWTGSGASPNAPAPRKRVVSTISPVIVFRDDKPWLVSGTPGGARIFSAMAQLLVNVIDHHLNIAEASERPRIFQGTVEQPIEFEPGFPRDMLELLGKRGHRVTQGATMGSTQSIMIENGLLSGAADTRRPDAAAIGSVP, encoded by the coding sequence GTGGCGCAGGCGGCGATTCCCGCCGTTGCGCAAAGCACCACGGTTCCGCCCGATTACATCGTCGAATACGACAGCATTCACCATCCCGTTCTGTCACGGGGCGGGATGGTGTCTAGCCAGAATGCGGCCGCCTCCGCCATCGGAGTCGACATCCTGCGTCGGGGCGGCAACGCGGTCGACGCGGCGGTCGCCACCGGGCTTGCACTCGCCGTCACGCTGCCGCGTGCGGGCAATCTGGGTGGCGGCGGATTCATGCTGGTCTATCTGGCGCAACAGAAGAAGACGGTCGCGCTCGAATATTACGACGAGGCGCCCGCTGCCCTGCGTCGTGACACATTGCTGGGGAAGGATGGCAAGGTTGATCCCGGCAAGCGCTATTCCTTCCTCGGCGTCGGCGTGCCGGGCACCCCGATGGGACTGTACGAGGCGCACCGCCGTTACGGGCATCTGCCGTGGCGCACTCTGGTTGCCCCGGCGCTGCGACTCGCCGAGCGAGGCATGGTCGTCACCGACGATTTCGCCGATATCCTCGTCCGCCAGCACGATCAGATGGTCCGCGACCCGGCGGTCGCCGCTGCTTTCTATCGCGACGGAGGAAAGCCCCCACGCGTGGGATCGGTGCTGCGCCAGCCCGATCTGGCGTGGACGTTGCGGCAGTTGCGCGATCATGGTGCCGACGCCGTCTATCGCGGCGCGGTGGGCGATCGCCTCGTGCGCGGGATGCGGGCGGCGGGGGGCCTCATCACCAAGGACGACCTCGCCGGCTACCGCATACGCGAGGAAGCGCCGTTGTGGGGCAGCTATCGCGGGTTGCGCATCGCCTATATGCCGCCGCCGTCAGGAGGGATGTTCCTCGCAGAGTTGATGAACCTGCTCGAACGCTTCCCGATGGACAGGCTCGGCCAGAACAGCGCCGACAGCCTGCACCTGATCGCCGAGGCGTCTAAACTCGTCTTTGCAGATCGCGCCCGGTATGCGGGCGGCTATCCGCAATATGCGCCCCCGGCGGAGGGGCTGGTCGCCAAGCCTTATGCATCGGCGCGCGCCGCGCGGCTTTCGCTCGACCGTACCCTGCAACCCGGCGATGTCGGCGCGGGCAATCCCTTCGGTTACGAGAGCCCCGATACGACACATTTCGTGGTGGTCGATGCGGCGGGCAATGCGGTCAGCAATACCTTCACGCTCGGCTCCGATTTCGGTGCGCATGTCATGGCGTGCGGCACAGGCTTTCTGCTCAACGACGCGCTCGCCAATTTCGCATGGACGGGGAGTGGCGCATCCCCTAACGCTCCCGCGCCCCGCAAGCGGGTTGTTTCGACGATATCGCCGGTGATTGTCTTCCGGGACGACAAGCCGTGGTTGGTGTCCGGGACGCCCGGCGGCGCGCGGATCTTCTCCGCGATGGCGCAATTGCTGGTCAACGTGATCGATCACCACCTCAACATCGCCGAGGCGAGCGAACGGCCACGAATCTTTCAGGGCACCGTCGAGCAGCCAATCGAATTCGAGCCGGGATTCCCCAGGGATATGCTCGAACTCCTCGGCAAGCGCGGCCACCGGGTGACGCAGGGCGCGACAATGGGGAGCACCCAGTCGATCATGATCGAGAACGGCCTGTTATCCGGCGCGGCCGACACGCGCCGGCCCGATGCCGCGGCGATCGGCAGCGTGCCTTGA
- a CDS encoding TonB-dependent receptor — MVSIPAQSLDRSLFAIARTTGMQVVFSDPRIAQRQAVPLSGRFTAQAMLERVLANSGYTYELSQGRIIRVYEVPVAHAVPVRATTTPIQAAPGRQAETTTPAPEVPVPDIVVTGSRVGNANIATSLPVTLLDRDRIQSTGLVTTSELASTIPQMAGQGFNSSNQGPNNARGDVASPNLRGLGAGNTLALLDGRRLVANPGTQQEGSVPVQTVNINTIPGNAVGRVEVLRDGAGAIYGSDATAGVINFITDPKFTGLEVSGRYGGSQGTSLRESNLSAKYGVASKDGRTRFTLAADYYHLTAMPASERSYSASDNLSALVGPAYASYFDNRSTLTPWTSGTVKTPITGLGTSFTSFFVQPCSLANSRAPVTGSPGVCVNGGSTTLPSALRYDEAPQRSVTPRTTRYTLLSDFSHDFGDVEFFGQFLYYHGETLANRGGSTNLTTAPLIVGADNPYNPFGSGPGRLPGYTGPAQAVTLVGLRVDDVGPRWIDVKSDTGRILGGLRGTIGDNWKWETAGLYSWAKTDDEEHNRVSNTALEAALLSSNPATAYNPFTGGNLTSPSLLDPTLNPASVTDPMRITVHRISRTQLYLADAKLTNAHLLSLRGQDVGIAIGGEFRRETYFDDRDPRVDGTINYTSPNGVVTSDVLGTSPTLDTRGTRNVISGYAELAVPLISRADNIPLVKSLDLQVAGRFEHFYDIHDGVVKPKVSVGWQMTDWLKLRGTYSQGFRAPNLEVVNSSLISRVQQNLTDYYLCAKGQGVTSLAQLNKSACSAYRFDVVDNRSGSRDLKPETVESVSAGIVLTPLRRLTITADYWHIVQNSLIGIFSAQDHLNLDAVRRLGGGGTDPALLRSATTDQPLSVANTFLNLGKRTVSGIDVDVTYRTPETSIGSFSLTGDVAYLIRYYQDADTDSAALLANGLPASAGGSLIEVDDNPRFRASGSIAWRKSNWGANLFGYYVGPTQASTALYYPVSSWFVLNSSVSYAFDHGPLNGTSVRFGINNIADRDPPLTNATFGYNVALANDRGRFIYGQLTFRLK, encoded by the coding sequence ATGGTTTCCATCCCGGCGCAATCGCTGGACCGATCGCTCTTCGCCATCGCGCGGACCACGGGGATGCAGGTCGTGTTCAGCGACCCCCGGATCGCGCAGCGCCAAGCCGTGCCGCTGTCCGGCCGCTTCACGGCGCAGGCGATGCTTGAGCGAGTTCTCGCCAATTCGGGCTACACCTATGAGCTGAGCCAGGGGCGGATCATCCGGGTCTATGAAGTGCCCGTGGCGCACGCGGTTCCCGTGCGCGCCACCACCACGCCAATACAGGCGGCGCCCGGGCGGCAGGCCGAAACCACCACCCCGGCACCGGAGGTTCCGGTGCCCGATATCGTCGTCACCGGATCGCGCGTGGGCAATGCGAATATCGCGACATCGCTCCCGGTGACCCTGCTTGATCGCGATCGTATCCAGTCGACCGGGTTGGTGACCACTTCGGAGCTGGCTTCCACTATCCCGCAGATGGCGGGTCAGGGATTCAACAGCTCGAACCAGGGTCCCAACAACGCGCGTGGCGACGTCGCATCGCCCAACCTGCGCGGGCTGGGCGCGGGCAACACGCTGGCGCTGCTCGACGGGCGGCGGCTGGTCGCCAATCCGGGGACCCAGCAGGAAGGATCGGTGCCGGTCCAGACAGTCAACATCAACACGATTCCCGGCAATGCGGTAGGCCGCGTGGAAGTGCTGCGCGACGGCGCGGGCGCTATCTACGGCTCCGACGCGACCGCCGGGGTCATCAACTTCATCACTGATCCCAAATTCACCGGACTCGAGGTGAGCGGCCGCTACGGCGGGTCGCAGGGCACCAGCCTGCGGGAGAGCAACCTTTCCGCGAAATACGGCGTCGCCTCGAAGGATGGGCGCACCCGTTTCACGCTGGCGGCGGATTATTATCACCTGACCGCCATGCCCGCCTCGGAACGCAGCTATTCGGCGAGCGACAATCTGAGCGCTCTGGTCGGTCCGGCCTACGCCAGCTATTTCGACAACCGATCGACCCTGACGCCGTGGACCAGCGGCACGGTCAAGACGCCGATCACTGGGCTGGGGACCAGCTTCACCAGCTTCTTCGTCCAGCCGTGTTCCCTCGCCAACTCGCGCGCGCCAGTCACTGGCTCCCCCGGCGTTTGCGTCAACGGCGGCTCGACCACCTTGCCCTCGGCACTGCGTTATGACGAGGCGCCGCAGCGTTCGGTCACGCCGCGCACCACGCGCTATACCCTGCTGTCGGATTTCTCGCACGATTTCGGCGACGTCGAATTCTTCGGCCAGTTCCTCTATTATCATGGCGAGACGCTCGCCAATCGCGGCGGCTCGACCAATCTCACCACCGCGCCACTGATCGTCGGGGCGGACAATCCGTATAACCCGTTCGGTTCCGGTCCCGGCCGCCTGCCTGGCTATACCGGCCCGGCGCAGGCGGTCACGCTGGTCGGCCTGCGGGTCGATGATGTCGGGCCGCGCTGGATCGACGTGAAGAGCGACACCGGGCGCATCCTCGGCGGGTTGCGCGGCACGATCGGCGACAACTGGAAGTGGGAAACGGCCGGCCTTTATTCCTGGGCCAAGACCGACGACGAGGAGCATAACCGCGTCAGCAACACCGCGCTGGAGGCCGCGTTGCTGTCCTCCAACCCGGCAACCGCGTACAATCCGTTCACCGGTGGCAACCTTACCAGCCCGTCGCTGCTCGATCCGACGCTGAACCCCGCCAGCGTGACCGACCCGATGCGCATCACCGTGCACCGTATCAGCCGCACGCAGCTCTATCTGGCTGACGCCAAGCTCACGAACGCGCACCTCCTCTCCCTGCGCGGGCAGGATGTCGGCATCGCGATCGGCGGCGAATTCCGGCGCGAGACCTATTTCGACGACCGCGATCCGCGCGTCGACGGCACGATCAATTATACCAGCCCGAACGGCGTGGTGACGAGCGATGTGCTGGGCACCAGCCCGACGCTGGACACCCGGGGAACGCGCAACGTGATCTCGGGCTATGCTGAGCTGGCAGTGCCGCTGATATCTCGCGCAGACAACATTCCGCTGGTCAAGAGCCTCGATCTTCAGGTCGCAGGCCGGTTCGAGCATTTCTACGACATCCATGACGGCGTGGTGAAGCCCAAGGTGTCGGTCGGCTGGCAGATGACCGACTGGCTCAAGCTGCGCGGCACCTATTCGCAGGGCTTCCGCGCGCCCAACCTCGAGGTGGTCAATTCCTCGCTCATCAGCCGCGTGCAGCAGAATTTGACCGATTATTATCTCTGCGCGAAGGGGCAGGGAGTCACCAGCCTCGCCCAGCTCAACAAGAGCGCGTGCAGCGCCTATCGCTTCGACGTGGTCGACAACCGCAGCGGCAGCCGCGACCTGAAGCCCGAGACGGTGGAATCCGTAAGCGCCGGCATCGTGCTAACGCCGCTGCGTCGGCTGACCATCACGGCTGACTACTGGCATATCGTCCAGAACAGCCTGATCGGCATCTTCTCGGCGCAGGACCATCTCAACCTCGATGCGGTGCGCCGCCTTGGAGGCGGTGGCACCGATCCAGCGCTGCTGCGCAGCGCCACCACCGATCAGCCGCTCAGCGTCGCGAACACCTTCCTCAATCTCGGCAAGCGCACCGTGTCGGGCATCGATGTGGACGTGACCTATCGCACGCCGGAAACCTCGATCGGGTCGTTCTCGCTGACCGGCGACGTCGCCTATCTGATCCGCTATTATCAGGATGCCGATACCGACAGTGCGGCATTGCTGGCTAACGGCCTGCCGGCATCGGCGGGCGGCTCGCTGATCGAGGTGGACGACAATCCCCGCTTCCGCGCGAGTGGCAGCATCGCGTGGCGCAAGAGCAACTGGGGCGCCAATCTGTTCGGCTATTATGTCGGGCCGACCCAGGCCTCGACCGCGCTATATTATCCGGTGTCGAGCTGGTTCGTGCTCAACAGTTCGGTGAGCTACGCGTTCGATCACGGGCCATTGAACGGAACCAGCGTCCGGTTCGGCATCAACAACATCGCGGACCGCGATCCACCGCTGACCAACGCGACGTTCGGCTACAACGTCGCGCTCGCCAACGATCGCGGGCGGTTCATCTACGGCCAGCTCACCTTCCGGCTTAAGTGA
- a CDS encoding RNA polymerase sigma factor translates to MNTAKSEEADGSGQEVLGAEALATYRGALTAFLARRLRDRGEVEDVVQEALTKLVLATRVRAIREPQAYLFQIARNLVADHLRRRAPDGLLEPLALWDEVPIQPEQENDRHRADLQRLFEAALDELPPRCREVFVLSWFDEQHSWSIALRLKITPRMVQKHLAKALAHLHARLGDYVEYRS, encoded by the coding sequence GTGAATACGGCGAAATCAGAGGAAGCCGATGGTTCGGGGCAGGAAGTCCTCGGTGCGGAGGCGCTAGCCACCTATCGTGGGGCGCTGACCGCCTTCCTCGCGCGACGCTTGCGCGATCGCGGCGAGGTCGAGGACGTCGTGCAGGAGGCGTTGACCAAACTGGTGCTGGCCACACGGGTGCGCGCGATCCGCGAACCGCAGGCCTATCTCTTCCAGATCGCCCGGAACCTCGTGGCGGACCATTTGCGCCGCCGCGCGCCCGACGGGCTGCTCGAGCCACTGGCGCTATGGGATGAGGTTCCAATCCAGCCCGAACAGGAGAATGATCGCCATCGAGCCGACCTTCAGCGCCTCTTCGAAGCCGCGCTCGACGAACTCCCGCCGCGCTGCCGCGAGGTGTTCGTGCTGAGTTGGTTCGACGAGCAGCATAGCTGGTCAATCGCCCTTCGATTGAAGATCACGCCGCGCATGGTCCAGAAGCATTTGGCGAAGGCATTGGCCCATCTCCACGCCCGGCTGGGAGATTATGTAGAGTATCGATCATGA
- a CDS encoding FecR family protein → MTGNDARKHELGERAEMVFAQYLTDQGKWLHSADRAEAERFVDFLQQFDRPEERAPRRGGNRRMIAAAAAILAAVGGMTGWMLRPAAPDVASYATGHAERRAIRLDDGSIIELAAESKVDVRYSARQREVFLRSGEALFTVTHNGSRPFSVAAADGRIVDIGTKFDVRVGKDEAQVTVVEGQVRVGVSHRTQPEGDGIFRDLGRGQRVNFGVRRDRGVAIAYMGETRQVDADDAQAWTRGKLFFDGEPLERAIAIVNSYAADQLVLKEPKLRNMPVFGMLDQSDVQGLLSLVNDPQAIEVRRHPGNSATPR, encoded by the coding sequence ATGACGGGGAACGACGCGCGGAAGCACGAGTTGGGCGAACGGGCCGAGATGGTCTTTGCCCAGTATCTGACCGATCAGGGCAAATGGCTGCATTCCGCCGATCGCGCGGAGGCCGAGCGGTTCGTCGACTTCCTCCAGCAGTTCGACCGGCCCGAGGAGCGGGCGCCGCGCCGGGGCGGGAATCGGCGGATGATCGCCGCCGCCGCCGCGATACTGGCGGCGGTTGGCGGCATGACCGGCTGGATGCTCCGTCCTGCTGCGCCCGATGTCGCTTCCTATGCGACCGGCCATGCCGAGCGCCGCGCGATCCGGCTGGACGACGGGTCAATCATCGAGCTTGCCGCCGAAAGCAAGGTGGACGTCCGCTATTCCGCGCGGCAGCGAGAGGTATTTCTCCGCTCCGGCGAGGCCCTGTTCACCGTAACGCATAACGGCTCGCGCCCCTTCTCGGTTGCGGCGGCAGACGGCCGGATCGTCGATATCGGCACGAAGTTCGACGTCAGGGTCGGCAAGGACGAAGCGCAGGTCACCGTGGTCGAGGGGCAGGTGCGGGTTGGCGTATCACATCGCACACAGCCCGAGGGCGACGGCATCTTCCGCGATCTGGGGCGCGGCCAGCGCGTCAACTTCGGCGTCCGCCGCGACCGTGGCGTTGCTATTGCCTATATGGGCGAGACCCGACAGGTCGATGCCGACGATGCGCAAGCGTGGACGCGTGGCAAATTGTTCTTCGACGGCGAGCCGCTGGAGCGCGCGATCGCCATCGTCAACAGCTACGCCGCCGACCAGCTTGTCCTGAAGGAACCGAAGCTCAGGAATATGCCGGTATTCGGCATGCTCGATCAGAGCGACGTGCAGGGGCTGCTGAGCCTCGTCAATGATCCGCAAGCAATCGAGGTTCGTCGCCACCCCGGCAATTCGGCGACCCCTCGCTGA
- a CDS encoding CHRD domain-containing protein: MRMSLPAIACMAFLGGPALAAGPVTFTTMLSGPAEVPPAPAAGHGTASVTIDTAKGQLCYELSATGTDTPTMAHVHKGAAGVAGPVVVALNPPAQGSSKGCATAPADTLAAILAEPSSYYVNVHTAKYPKGAMRGQLGK; encoded by the coding sequence ATGAGGATGTCCCTTCCCGCCATTGCTTGCATGGCATTCCTCGGAGGTCCTGCACTTGCCGCCGGGCCAGTTACTTTCACGACGATGCTTTCCGGCCCCGCCGAGGTGCCACCTGCCCCGGCCGCCGGCCACGGTACGGCGAGCGTCACCATTGATACCGCCAAGGGTCAGCTCTGTTACGAATTGTCCGCCACCGGAACGGACACGCCGACCATGGCGCATGTCCACAAGGGTGCGGCCGGGGTGGCCGGCCCGGTGGTCGTCGCACTCAATCCGCCAGCCCAGGGCTCGTCCAAAGGCTGCGCCACCGCCCCTGCCGATACGCTGGCAGCGATCCTCGCAGAGCCATCCAGCTACTACGTGAACGTCCACACGGCGAAATATCCGAAAGGGGCGATGCGCGGGCAGCTCGGTAAATAG
- a CDS encoding Na/Pi cotransporter family protein, translating to MLDLAGTVALLLWGVHMVQTGVQRALGARLRSFLAHRLHNRLSAFAAGLGVTALLQSSTATGLMVTGFAAEGLVALAPGLAVMLGANVGTTLIVQLLAFDVSLVAPILVLAGYLLHRRARAGTRDFGRVFIGLGLILFALHQFLIVLDPLMANPLTREFLAALSTHIVFIVLIGMMLTWAAHSSVAIVLLAMSLAANGALTVPAGIALALGANIGTAINPVLEGGARDPAARRLPVGNLLNRIAGVLAVLAVYPWVTPFVTAVERMPARAIADFHTGFNLVLAVLLFPLLTPYARLLERLLPARPAESAPDAPRYLQPVAAGTPVAAALGGATREALRLSDVLEQMIGGLRDALANPSRRQIEETRTLDDRLDRLNRSIKENLLAIDTSRLDEPTNEKLARILTFSINVEQAGDLIDRGLLGVASRRMKRGVAFSKEGTADLVAQVDRLLATLRESTAVFLSGDLAAARALATEKEAFRQLEEEATAAHFDRLRSGNVETVETSALHLDALRDLKRVSSHLIEASAYPILKKRGDLLPTRLRKVE from the coding sequence CTGCTCGACCTTGCCGGCACCGTCGCCCTGCTCCTGTGGGGGGTCCATATGGTGCAGACCGGCGTGCAGCGCGCCTTGGGCGCGCGGCTGCGTTCCTTCCTCGCGCATCGCCTGCACAATCGCCTGAGCGCTTTCGCCGCCGGCCTCGGCGTCACCGCGCTGCTCCAGAGCAGCACCGCGACCGGGCTTATGGTGACGGGGTTCGCCGCCGAGGGATTGGTGGCGCTTGCGCCCGGCCTCGCGGTGATGCTGGGCGCCAATGTCGGCACGACCTTGATCGTCCAGCTTCTCGCCTTCGACGTGTCGCTGGTCGCGCCGATCCTGGTGCTGGCGGGTTATCTCCTCCACCGCCGCGCGCGGGCGGGCACGCGCGACTTCGGGCGGGTGTTCATCGGCCTCGGCCTGATCCTGTTCGCGCTGCACCAGTTCCTGATCGTGCTCGATCCGCTGATGGCCAATCCGCTGACACGCGAGTTCCTCGCGGCGCTTTCCACCCATATCGTGTTCATCGTCCTGATCGGCATGATGCTCACCTGGGCGGCGCATTCCAGCGTGGCGATCGTGCTGCTCGCCATGTCGCTCGCCGCCAATGGCGCGCTGACCGTGCCGGCCGGCATCGCCCTCGCGCTCGGAGCCAATATCGGCACCGCGATCAACCCGGTGCTGGAAGGCGGCGCGCGCGATCCCGCCGCGCGCCGCCTGCCGGTGGGCAATCTGCTCAACCGGATCGCCGGCGTGCTGGCGGTGCTCGCGGTCTATCCGTGGGTGACGCCCTTCGTGACCGCCGTCGAGCGCATGCCGGCGCGCGCGATCGCCGACTTCCACACCGGCTTCAACCTCGTGCTGGCGGTGCTGTTGTTCCCGCTGCTCACACCCTATGCGCGCCTGCTGGAACGGCTGCTGCCCGCGCGGCCGGCGGAGAGCGCGCCGGATGCGCCGCGCTATCTCCAGCCGGTCGCGGCGGGAACCCCGGTCGCCGCCGCGCTGGGCGGGGCGACGCGCGAGGCGCTGCGTCTGTCCGACGTGCTGGAGCAGATGATCGGCGGCCTGCGCGACGCGCTCGCCAACCCCAGCCGCCGCCAGATCGAGGAGACCCGCACGCTCGACGACCGGCTCGATCGGCTCAACCGCTCGATCAAGGAAAACCTGCTGGCGATTGACACCAGCCGGCTGGACGAGCCGACCAACGAGAAGCTCGCCCGCATCCTCACCTTCTCAATCAACGTGGAGCAGGCCGGCGACCTGATCGATCGCGGCCTGCTCGGCGTCGCGAGCCGGCGGATGAAGCGCGGCGTCGCCTTTTCGAAGGAGGGGACGGCCGATCTGGTGGCGCAGGTCGATCGCTTACTGGCGACGTTGCGCGAATCCACCGCCGTGTTCCTGAGCGGCGACCTCGCGGCGGCGCGCGCGTTGGCGACGGAGAAGGAAGCCTTCCGCCAGTTGGAGGAGGAGGCGACCGCCGCGCATTTCGACCGCCTGCGCTCCGGCAATGTCGAGACGGTGGAGACGAGCGCGCTTCACCTCGACGCGCTGCGCGACCTCAAGCGCGTGAGCAGCCATTTGATCGAGGCGTCGGCCTATCCGATCCTCAAGAAGCGCGGCGATCTGCTGCCGACGCGGCTCAGAAAGGTCGAATGA
- a CDS encoding phosphatase PAP2 family protein → MHHPVFDMPVMEWLADHRTRALTDIFLFFSDMGEVQGYLLITTCIYVLYDKRLAVRLSLMVSLAMCANHILKIIIKNPRPFIREGDYLRKWAVPLDNARDLATEWSTPSGHAMAAASFYTVLYGCWRNRLIRILAVFAILLTGASRPYLGVHYVEDILLGWTIGLGLGLIALRNGERIAAAWSRFGYAGQVAISVGASLAFWLMTIIVNGGMIDGQPRAFLGYAGTVTGIVIAWPLEQSLVNFDPRSGSVLFKALRLAFSIGLSFLTLEGFKRGFSLVASDYSIIGYLLQYLRYILVALASLFMAPWIFTRFDLARRLERSSLG, encoded by the coding sequence ATGCATCACCCTGTCTTCGACATGCCTGTCATGGAGTGGCTGGCGGACCACCGGACACGCGCCCTGACCGACATCTTCCTGTTCTTCAGCGACATGGGGGAAGTGCAGGGCTATCTCCTGATCACCACCTGCATTTACGTGCTCTACGACAAGCGCCTCGCGGTGCGCCTGTCGCTGATGGTGTCGCTCGCGATGTGCGCCAACCACATCCTGAAGATCATCATCAAGAACCCGCGGCCTTTCATTCGGGAGGGGGATTATCTTCGGAAATGGGCCGTGCCGCTGGACAATGCGCGCGACCTCGCCACCGAATGGTCGACCCCATCCGGCCACGCGATGGCGGCCGCTTCGTTTTACACGGTCCTCTATGGATGTTGGCGCAACCGGCTCATCCGCATTCTGGCCGTCTTCGCCATCCTGCTGACGGGGGCTTCACGCCCCTATCTCGGCGTTCATTATGTGGAGGACATCCTGCTGGGCTGGACCATCGGCCTCGGTCTTGGACTCATCGCCCTTCGGAACGGTGAAAGGATCGCGGCCGCATGGAGCCGCTTCGGTTACGCCGGTCAGGTAGCGATATCGGTCGGGGCAAGCCTGGCGTTCTGGCTCATGACCATAATCGTCAATGGCGGGATGATCGACGGCCAGCCACGAGCCTTTCTGGGCTATGCGGGAACCGTCACCGGCATCGTGATCGCGTGGCCGCTGGAACAGTCACTGGTGAATTTCGATCCCCGCAGCGGGTCGGTGCTGTTCAAGGCGCTGAGACTGGCATTCTCTATTGGTTTGAGCTTTTTGACGCTCGAGGGATTTAAGCGCGGCTTCAGCTTGGTAGCGTCCGACTATTCGATCATCGGATACCTGCTGCAATATCTCCGCTATATTCTGGTGGCTTTGGCGAGTCTGTTCATGGCGCCGTGGATTTTTACGCGTTTTGATCTCGCGCGGCGCCTGGAGCGGTCATCGTTGGGCTGA
- a CDS encoding TetR family transcriptional regulator: MRTRPTRGETRRQLFRAAAKLFEERGIGATSIDAIVGEAGFTRGAFYSNFATKDDLIIGMLEAHAELSLAHYRDLLAEHREPQDLLSAMRTAERAHDDPLGRAPLLHLELILFMARQGTKRTELARRLAARRTLISEMIDATYGSEKIDSAWAGDLLVALEDGFRLHRLIDRSTTPADSFDQSVEILDSLIRPISRGPATTS, encoded by the coding sequence GTGCGCACCCGTCCGACCCGTGGGGAGACCCGCCGTCAGCTCTTCCGGGCTGCCGCGAAGCTGTTCGAGGAAAGAGGGATCGGTGCGACGAGCATCGATGCGATCGTCGGCGAGGCGGGATTTACCCGCGGCGCCTTCTACTCGAACTTCGCCACCAAGGACGACCTGATCATCGGCATGCTCGAAGCGCATGCGGAACTGTCTCTGGCGCATTATCGCGACCTGCTGGCCGAACACCGCGAACCGCAGGACCTGCTTTCCGCCATGCGCACAGCGGAACGGGCCCATGACGATCCGCTGGGGCGAGCACCGCTCCTGCACCTCGAACTCATCCTGTTCATGGCCCGCCAGGGTACGAAAAGGACGGAACTTGCGCGGCGTCTTGCCGCGCGGCGCACCCTCATCTCCGAGATGATCGACGCGACCTACGGCTCGGAAAAGATCGATTCAGCCTGGGCCGGCGATCTGCTCGTGGCGTTGGAAGATGGTTTTCGGCTTCACCGGCTGATCGATAGGTCGACCACGCCAGCGGACAGTTTCGACCAATCCGTCGAAATACTGGACAGCCTCATTCGGCCAATCAGTCGCGGTCCCGCTACAACCTCATGA
- a CDS encoding DUF3325 family protein, giving the protein MIFLALIINASGFLGLAAASARYRDALLGRGRNLRFPRTSQCLAASLIGISWLLAGFSTSLASGLVIFVGLSTIGAAISVFCITVGRALRSH; this is encoded by the coding sequence ATGATCTTTCTTGCGCTCATCATCAATGCGTCGGGATTTCTCGGCCTGGCAGCGGCCAGCGCGCGCTATCGCGACGCTTTGCTGGGGCGCGGACGAAACCTCCGCTTTCCGCGCACGTCGCAATGTCTGGCCGCCTCTCTCATCGGCATATCGTGGTTGCTCGCCGGATTCTCCACCAGTCTCGCGTCCGGCCTGGTGATCTTTGTCGGCCTGTCGACTATCGGCGCCGCGATTTCGGTATTCTGCATCACCGTCGGGCGAGCCCTTCGATCTCATTGA